The Devosia sp. 1566 sequence CCCCAAGATGGAGCGCTTCATCTTTGGTGTTCGCAACGACATCCACATTCTCGACCTGAGCCAGACTGTTCCGGCTCTCAGCCGCGCCCTGCAGCTGATCAGCGACACCGTTGCTGACGGCGGCCGTGTTCTGTTCGTGGGCACCAAGCGTCAGGCCGCCCCGCTGGTCGCCGATGCGGCCAAGCAGTCGGCGCAGTACTACGTCAACTCGCGTTGGCTCGGTGGTACCCTGACCAACTGGCAGACCATTTCGAACTCGATCTCGCGTCTGCGCGAACTTGAGGCGATGAGCGAAGACGAGCTTGCGCTGCGCACCAAGAAAGAGCGCCTGATGATGAGCCGCGAAAAGGAGCGCCTGGAGCGTGACCTTGGCGGCATCAAGGACATGGGCAATGTTCCCAGCCTGTTGTTCGTCATCGACACCAACAAAGAAGCGAACGCCATCAAGGAAGCTCGCCGCCTGGGCATCCCGGTGATCGCTATTGTCGACACCAACAGTGATCCCGACACCGTCGATTTCCCGATTCCTGGCAATGACGACGCCAGCCGTGCGCTGGAGCTTTATGTGTCGCTCGTGTCCAAGGCTGCAATCGACGGCATCGGCCGCTCTTCAAGCGCTCTGGGTGCGGATCTTGGCGCAGCCGACCAGGCTCCGGCCGAAGATCTCCCTGAAGAGACCGCCGCCGCCAACTGATCCAGCGCGCTGGATTTCATCTTGAACCAAAGAACGCGGCCTCCCAGTGAGGCCGCCAAAGGGTGAACCCTATGGAAATCACTGCAGGCATGGTCAAGCAGCTCCGCGAGGCGACTGGCGTGGGCATGATGGACTGTAAAAAGGCATTGGCCGAGACCAATGGCGACATGGAAGCTGCGATCGATTGGCTGCGCACGCGCGGCCTCGCCAAGGCTGCCAAGAAGGCTGATCGCGTCGCCGCTGAAGGTCTCGTCGGCGTCGCCACCAGCGGCAACAAGGCCGCTGTGGTCGAGGTCAATTCCGAGACCGATTTTGTGGCTCGCAACGAGCAGTTCCAGAACATCGTTGGCAATATCGCCAAGCTCGCACTCGATGCGGACGGCGACGTGGTCAAGCTCGGCGAAATGCCGTTCCCCGGCTCGGGTCATTCGGTTTCGGCTGAACTGACCGAAGCGATCTCCAAGATCGGCGAGAACATGAATCTGCGCCGCACGGAAACCCTGGCGGTCTCCGATGGCGTGGTGGAAAGCTATGTGCACTCCGCCGTCAAGCCTGGCATGGGCAAGATCGGCATTCTGGTTGGCCTTGAGTCCACCGGTGACAAGGCTGCCCTGGCCACTCTGGGCAAGCAGCTCGCCATGCATATTGCCGCCACCAACCCGCTCTCGATCTCGCCCGACGACCTAGATCAGGATGTCGTGGCGCGCGAGCGCACGATTTTTGCCGAGCAGGCCCGCGAAAGCGGCAAGCCAGCCGAGATCATCGAGAAGATGGTCGAAGGCCGCGTACGCAAGTATTACGAGGAAGTCACGCTGCTGGCGCAGACCTTCGTGATCGACGGCGAAACCAAGGTTGGCGATGCGATCAAGAACGCGGAAAAGGCTGTCGGCGCGCCGATCAAGCTGACCAAGTTCATCCGCTACGCTTTGGGTGAAGGTATCGAGAAGGTCGAGTCCGACTTCGCTGCCGAAGTTGCCGCTACCGCTGGCATCAAGAACGAGCAGCCTGCTCAGTAATAACCGGGCGAAGGCGGGTCCCCGTAGGGGCCTGCCTCCGTTCTTTCGCGTATGCCGACACGCTCAAATCCGCATCACGCCCGCTTCCCCGCCGCTCACAGCTGTGCAATAGGGTAGCAGGCTGCTTCGGCTCCCTTGTTTTTTGCAGAAGGAATTGCCGATGACCGGCTACAAACGCATTTTGCTCAAGGTCTCGGGCGAAGTGTTAGCTGGCGATCAGTCCTTCGGCATCGAGCCTGAATTTCTCCATTCCGTGGCCAGCCAGATTGCCGATGCCGCCAAGGGCGGGACGGAGATCGCCATTGTCATTGGCGCCGGTAACATCTTCCGTGGCATGGCCGTGGCTGCCGATGGGACGGATCGCGTCACCGCTGACCTGATGGGCATGCTCGGCACGGTGATCAATTCCCTCGCGCTCTCCAATGCCATTTCCCGCCAGGGCGTGAAGTCAAAGGTGTTTTCGGCCCTCACCATGCCATCGGTCGCCGATAACTTCACCGCACGCGCCGCCAAGGCTGCTTTGGATGAGGGTTATGTGGTGGTCTGCGCCGGTGGCACCGGCAATCCGTTCTTTACCACGGACACCGCTGCTGCGCTCAAGGCGATCGAGCTTGATTGCGACGTGCTGCTCAAGGGTACCAAGGTTGATGGGGTTTATTCCGAGGACCCCAAGAAGAATCCCCTGGCCACGCGCTATGAAAGCGTGAGCTATGACGAAGTGATCAGCCGCAACCTCAAAGTCATGGACACCGCCGCCTTCGCGCTTGCGCGTGACAATGCATTGCCAATAATCGTTTATGCGCTGGACGACCAGGAAGGTCTGTCCGGCGTTCTAGCTGGCACGGCTCGCAGTACACGAGTCGGTAAAGCTAAATAGCCTATAAGGACGCACATCATGGCCACTTACTCCCTCAGTGATCTCAAGAACCGGATGCAGAAGTCCATCACGTCCCTGCGTGAGGAACTTGCCGGATTGCGCACGGGTCGCGCTAGCGCCAGTTTGTTGGAGCCGGTGTCGGTGGAAGCCTATGGCTCGCGGATGCCGCTGAACCAGGTTGCCACCGTGACCGTGCCCGAGCCCCGCATGCTGAGCGTCCAGGTCTGGGATCGCTCGATGGCTAACGCCGTCGAGAAGGCTATCCGGGACAGCGGCCTGGGCCTGAACCCCATCGGGGAAGGCCAGGTGATCCGCGTTCCGCTACCAGAGCTCAATGAAGAGCGTCGGCGCGAGCTGACCAAGGTTGCCCACAATTATGCCGAACAGGCCCGCGTGGCCGTGCGTCACATCCGTCGTGATGGCATGGACATTCTCAAGAAGGCCGAAAAGGACGGTGACATGAGCCAGGACGATGCTCGCACGCAATCCGACCTGGTGCAGAAGGCTACCGATGCCGCCGTGGCGGAGATCGATGCCGTCGTCGCGACCAAAGAACAGGAAATCATGCAGGTCTGACGGTCTTGCACTGCGCCGGGAGGGCGTAGATGTCCAGCGAACCCGCTATCACCGCCGAACTCGCGC is a genomic window containing:
- the rpsB gene encoding 30S ribosomal protein S2 is translated as MALPDFSMRQLLEAGVHFGHQKHRWNPKMERFIFGVRNDIHILDLSQTVPALSRALQLISDTVADGGRVLFVGTKRQAAPLVADAAKQSAQYYVNSRWLGGTLTNWQTISNSISRLRELEAMSEDELALRTKKERLMMSREKERLERDLGGIKDMGNVPSLLFVIDTNKEANAIKEARRLGIPVIAIVDTNSDPDTVDFPIPGNDDASRALELYVSLVSKAAIDGIGRSSSALGADLGAADQAPAEDLPEETAAAN
- the tsf gene encoding translation elongation factor Ts, which encodes MEITAGMVKQLREATGVGMMDCKKALAETNGDMEAAIDWLRTRGLAKAAKKADRVAAEGLVGVATSGNKAAVVEVNSETDFVARNEQFQNIVGNIAKLALDADGDVVKLGEMPFPGSGHSVSAELTEAISKIGENMNLRRTETLAVSDGVVESYVHSAVKPGMGKIGILVGLESTGDKAALATLGKQLAMHIAATNPLSISPDDLDQDVVARERTIFAEQARESGKPAEIIEKMVEGRVRKYYEEVTLLAQTFVIDGETKVGDAIKNAEKAVGAPIKLTKFIRYALGEGIEKVESDFAAEVAATAGIKNEQPAQ
- the pyrH gene encoding UMP kinase; this encodes MTGYKRILLKVSGEVLAGDQSFGIEPEFLHSVASQIADAAKGGTEIAIVIGAGNIFRGMAVAADGTDRVTADLMGMLGTVINSLALSNAISRQGVKSKVFSALTMPSVADNFTARAAKAALDEGYVVVCAGGTGNPFFTTDTAAALKAIELDCDVLLKGTKVDGVYSEDPKKNPLATRYESVSYDEVISRNLKVMDTAAFALARDNALPIIVYALDDQEGLSGVLAGTARSTRVGKAK
- the frr gene encoding ribosome recycling factor — encoded protein: MATYSLSDLKNRMQKSITSLREELAGLRTGRASASLLEPVSVEAYGSRMPLNQVATVTVPEPRMLSVQVWDRSMANAVEKAIRDSGLGLNPIGEGQVIRVPLPELNEERRRELTKVAHNYAEQARVAVRHIRRDGMDILKKAEKDGDMSQDDARTQSDLVQKATDAAVAEIDAVVATKEQEIMQV